The following proteins come from a genomic window of Corynebacterium crudilactis:
- a CDS encoding TM0106 family RecB-like putative nuclease, which produces MQRRARRAVGLAEVLDRLPEPPKKRGRIPFTRIDLDSDGELAEFDTLEAIAAGESLITGAIFTGTYEGVQWEVLADLLVRNPDGSYMPVMVSNHRVARPDPHKTMRGISVSRLGMGQPLAVNATLRHHTIDGYRLTLALMGLEEAGAAPDTSVGAVVGQDRDWAYLVDIARYAPAAHRALLAPAPTAPRRVKECSTCRFWPTCEPELQAADEISLFLSGDRAETYRDKGIHTTQELIDANLGEISHIAAAWRADIPVLRKTAQTTAPRFDVEIDVDVEAYLDLGAYLWGAWDGETYTPFVMWSDLGEAAEGENFAQFWAWLKARRDKARQHGQTFGVFCYASNGENHWMLSTARRFYGKVRGVPDEQEIRSFISSDQWNDMFAVARSQLVGPGGLGLKQLAPAAGFHWEEEDFAGEDSLHAYLIASTAVGEEAEAARSQLLSYNGDDCRATAAVRHWLRQGARSAPILGDAL; this is translated from the coding sequence ATGCAGCGTCGAGCTCGTCGAGCAGTAGGTTTGGCAGAAGTTTTAGACCGTCTTCCCGAACCGCCGAAAAAGCGCGGCCGAATTCCTTTTACTCGGATTGATTTAGACAGCGATGGCGAATTAGCTGAGTTTGATACTTTAGAGGCAATCGCTGCGGGCGAAAGCCTGATCACCGGAGCAATATTTACCGGCACCTATGAGGGAGTGCAATGGGAAGTACTTGCTGATCTATTGGTGCGCAATCCCGATGGCAGTTATATGCCAGTGATGGTGAGCAATCACCGCGTGGCTCGTCCCGATCCGCATAAAACAATGCGTGGAATTTCTGTCTCTCGTTTGGGCATGGGTCAGCCTCTAGCGGTCAATGCCACCCTGCGCCACCACACTATTGATGGCTACCGCCTGACTCTTGCGCTCATGGGGTTGGAAGAAGCTGGTGCTGCACCTGACACATCCGTTGGCGCAGTTGTCGGACAAGACCGTGATTGGGCATATTTGGTGGATATCGCCAGATACGCTCCAGCTGCCCACCGAGCGTTGCTTGCCCCTGCGCCAACTGCTCCACGCCGAGTGAAAGAATGCTCAACGTGCAGGTTCTGGCCAACATGCGAACCTGAACTACAAGCAGCTGATGAAATTAGCCTGTTCCTCTCTGGTGATCGTGCCGAGACATATCGAGACAAAGGAATCCACACGACCCAAGAGCTCATCGACGCGAATCTTGGCGAGATTTCACATATAGCCGCAGCTTGGCGGGCAGATATCCCAGTGCTGCGCAAAACTGCACAGACCACCGCTCCACGTTTCGATGTTGAGATCGATGTCGACGTGGAAGCCTACCTAGATCTGGGCGCATACCTATGGGGAGCCTGGGACGGCGAAACGTACACACCTTTTGTCATGTGGTCAGATCTTGGTGAAGCTGCCGAAGGTGAAAACTTTGCTCAGTTTTGGGCTTGGCTTAAAGCGCGCCGGGATAAAGCTCGACAGCATGGCCAAACATTCGGAGTCTTTTGCTACGCAAGCAACGGCGAAAACCACTGGATGCTTTCTACCGCACGCCGTTTCTATGGCAAGGTGCGCGGAGTCCCAGATGAGCAGGAAATTCGCAGTTTTATCAGCTCTGATCAGTGGAATGACATGTTTGCTGTTGCCAGATCCCAATTGGTTGGCCCTGGTGGATTAGGTCTGAAGCAATTAGCTCCAGCTGCAGGATTCCATTGGGAAGAAGAAGACTTCGCTGGTGAAGATAGTCTGCATGCTTATTTGATTGCGTCCACGGCTGTAGGCGAAGAGGCCGAAGCCGCGCGTTCTCAGTTGCTGAGTTATAACGGAGATGATTGCCGGGCAACAGCTGCCGTCCGGCATTGGCTTCGGCAGGGTGCTCGTTCTGCGCCGATTTTAGGAGATGCGCTTTAA
- a CDS encoding DUF6474 family protein produces MGIFEAIRAARAKTKAEIKAAEVKVKTEAKNKAKLDLRREKLLVQQEKNLLKAEEKGLKKRNKHELKVAKNILEQKRQGRLNKDKVGRWASTARVLIPLLLPIIYRLSTEARDQVVQGRARRAGVTAEQLSQFAGHAATLKARIQGVRETAQQSGLPAGFVRDVEERLNELEAAANNSEYMSPAQRNRAHQSINRDLNQVSDQIQDRLLDK; encoded by the coding sequence ATGGGCATCTTCGAAGCCATTCGAGCCGCACGCGCTAAGACCAAAGCTGAAATCAAAGCAGCTGAGGTAAAAGTAAAAACTGAGGCAAAAAACAAAGCCAAACTAGACCTCAGGCGCGAGAAGCTTCTTGTACAGCAAGAGAAAAACCTTTTGAAGGCTGAAGAAAAAGGTCTGAAAAAGCGCAACAAGCATGAGCTGAAGGTGGCGAAGAATATCCTTGAACAAAAACGTCAAGGTCGCTTGAACAAGGATAAGGTTGGCCGCTGGGCTAGCACTGCACGCGTACTCATTCCCCTACTGCTGCCAATTATTTATCGTCTCTCCACCGAAGCCCGCGATCAGGTTGTGCAAGGACGTGCTCGTCGCGCTGGAGTCACCGCAGAGCAGCTCAGCCAATTTGCAGGCCATGCTGCAACGCTGAAGGCTCGCATCCAGGGTGTCCGTGAAACTGCACAACAGTCCGGCCTGCCAGCTGGTTTTGTGCGTGATGTTGAAGAGCGCCTCAATGAGCTAGAAGCGGCTGCGAATAACTCTGAGTACATGTCCCCTGCACAGCGCAATCGTGCACACCAGTCCATTAATCGTGATCTCAACCAGGTTTCGGATCAGATCCAGGATCGACTGCTGGACAAGTAG
- a CDS encoding LuxR C-terminal-related transcriptional regulator, protein MIRVLLADDHEIVRLGLRAVLESTDDIEVVGEVSTAEGAVQAAQEGGIDVILMDLRFGAGVQGTQVSTGADATAAIKRNIDNPPKVLVVTNYDTDADILGAIEAGALGYLLKDAPPSELLAAVRSAAEGDSTLSPMVANRLMTRVRTPKTSLTPRELEVLKLVAGGSSNRDIGRILFLSEATVKSHLVHIYDKLGVRSRTSAVAAAREQGLL, encoded by the coding sequence ATGATTCGCGTGCTGCTTGCTGATGACCACGAAATCGTGAGGCTCGGACTCCGGGCTGTGCTGGAAAGCACCGATGATATTGAGGTGGTGGGCGAAGTTTCCACCGCAGAAGGTGCGGTGCAGGCAGCCCAAGAAGGCGGCATTGACGTCATCTTGATGGATCTGCGTTTCGGTGCAGGTGTGCAGGGAACTCAGGTTTCTACAGGCGCTGATGCTACTGCTGCGATCAAGCGCAATATCGATAATCCACCAAAGGTTCTGGTGGTGACCAACTATGACACTGATGCGGATATTCTTGGCGCGATTGAAGCCGGCGCCTTGGGATACTTGCTCAAGGATGCGCCTCCAAGCGAATTGCTTGCCGCAGTGCGTTCCGCCGCTGAGGGTGACTCCACATTGTCGCCGATGGTGGCGAACCGTTTGATGACGCGTGTGCGTACCCCTAAAACTTCGCTTACCCCTCGTGAGCTGGAGGTTTTGAAGCTGGTTGCCGGTGGTTCTTCGAACCGTGACATCGGCCGAATTTTGTTCCTATCCGAAGCAACGGTGAAATCCCACCTGGTGCATATCTACGACAAACTTGGTGTACGTTCACGCACCTCAGCCGTCGCAGCTGCCCGCGAGCAGGGCTTATTGTAG
- a CDS encoding sensor histidine kinase produces the protein MQSSLDREPELGRNELDVETLVKRGGQPGAMSYRNSIHILTATLLVVGLGSSARLTLPMFALSCVLLFVWGFFYFYGSTKRVDFSHGMQLAWLFVLTLVWIVMVPIVPVSIYLLFPLFFLYLQVMPDVRGIIAVVGATSIAIASQYSVGLTFGGVMGPLVSAIVTVAIDYAFRTLWRVNNEKQELIDQLIETRSQLAVTERNAGIAAERQRIAHEIHDTVAQGLSSIQMLLHVSEQEILAVDMEEKPKEAIVKKMRLARQTASDNLSEARAMIAALQPAALSKTSLEAALHRVTEPLLGINFVISVDGDIRQLPMKTEATLLRIAQGAIGNVAKHSEAKNCHVTLTYEDTEVRLDVVDDGVGFEPSEISNRPAGLGHIGLSALHQRAVELHGEVIVESAYGQGTAVSAALPVDPPVEFKSGPDGLLSPTEVEEG, from the coding sequence ATGCAGTCAAGCCTAGATCGTGAGCCGGAATTAGGACGCAATGAGCTCGATGTTGAAACTTTGGTGAAACGCGGTGGTCAGCCGGGTGCCATGAGTTATCGCAACAGCATCCATATTTTGACAGCAACGTTGCTGGTCGTGGGATTGGGTTCTTCTGCCCGCCTCACGTTGCCGATGTTTGCGCTGTCGTGCGTGTTGTTATTTGTATGGGGATTTTTCTATTTTTATGGTTCGACCAAGCGCGTAGATTTCTCCCATGGAATGCAGCTGGCATGGCTATTTGTGCTGACTTTAGTATGGATTGTCATGGTGCCGATTGTGCCGGTATCGATTTACCTGCTATTTCCACTGTTCTTCTTGTATCTGCAGGTGATGCCTGATGTGCGGGGAATTATCGCGGTGGTGGGTGCAACTTCTATTGCGATTGCCAGCCAGTATTCGGTGGGGCTGACTTTTGGTGGTGTGATGGGGCCGTTGGTGTCTGCGATTGTTACCGTGGCCATTGATTATGCATTCCGGACACTGTGGCGGGTTAACAATGAGAAGCAGGAATTGATTGATCAGTTGATCGAGACTCGTTCACAATTGGCTGTGACGGAAAGAAATGCAGGTATCGCAGCGGAACGGCAGCGTATTGCGCATGAAATCCATGACACGGTGGCGCAGGGTTTGTCGTCGATTCAGATGTTGCTGCATGTTTCTGAGCAGGAAATTCTGGCAGTCGACATGGAAGAAAAACCCAAAGAAGCCATTGTGAAGAAGATGCGGCTTGCAAGGCAGACGGCTTCGGATAATCTCAGCGAGGCGCGCGCGATGATCGCAGCGTTGCAGCCAGCGGCATTGTCTAAAACTTCTCTGGAAGCTGCACTGCACCGGGTGACAGAACCATTGTTGGGCATTAATTTTGTGATTTCTGTCGACGGCGATATCCGACAGCTGCCGATGAAAACAGAAGCCACCTTGCTGCGCATTGCTCAAGGCGCAATTGGCAATGTGGCAAAGCATTCCGAGGCGAAAAACTGCCATGTCACACTCACTTACGAGGACACAGAAGTACGGCTAGATGTGGTTGATGATGGAGTAGGGTTTGAGCCTTCTGAAATATCGAACCGACCTGCAGGACTCGGCCATATTGGCTTAAGTGCGCTGCATCAACGAGCCGTGGAATTACATGGTGAAGTCATTGTGGAATCTGCATACGGGCAGGGCACGGCAGTTTCTGCAGCACTGCCGGTGGATCCACCTGTGGAATTTAAGAGTGGGCCGGATGGGCTGCTTTCTCCAACTGAAGTTGAAGAAGGCTAG
- a CDS encoding DUF2020 domain-containing protein — translation MRRTLPTFLLASIMLTACAAQEPAEVTTLVAANTSTEVPEISTDGLPIDALPAVARTAQTACPYLDTTWVADTNGQRVTGYGTDERFSTPSCVFYSFPEEPQLTVIIREMATVDDAIAVVDWAAPIDSTEPAEEPLGWSGGRRGGNTESGALYAVQKDKTAVIVFTNQDQSLKAQLIAEETIQNLGL, via the coding sequence ATGCGTCGTACATTACCGACTTTCCTCCTGGCCTCCATCATGCTCACCGCGTGCGCAGCACAAGAGCCAGCCGAAGTCACCACTCTAGTGGCAGCAAACACCTCAACTGAGGTACCTGAAATAAGCACCGACGGCCTGCCCATCGACGCGCTGCCGGCCGTCGCACGCACCGCCCAAACCGCGTGTCCATATCTGGACACCACCTGGGTTGCCGATACCAACGGTCAGCGCGTCACGGGTTACGGCACAGACGAACGCTTTTCGACGCCCTCCTGCGTTTTCTATTCCTTCCCCGAAGAGCCTCAACTCACCGTGATCATCCGCGAAATGGCCACCGTCGACGATGCCATCGCAGTTGTCGATTGGGCAGCTCCCATTGATTCCACCGAACCTGCCGAAGAACCCCTCGGCTGGTCTGGCGGACGCCGTGGCGGAAATACTGAATCCGGTGCACTCTATGCCGTTCAAAAGGACAAAACTGCAGTAATCGTCTTCACCAACCAGGACCAATCCCTCAAAGCTCAACTCATCGCTGAGGAAACCATCCAAAATCTGGGATTGTAG
- a CDS encoding Abi family protein — protein sequence MSKVPFLKPSLPLDKQADRLLGRGLQADAEELNKVLRRMSYYRLAGYLWWFYEDDQWEVVRPGTSLADVLELYAFDAKLRTHVLRFSHSIEIWLRAAFTNHIAERHGSMGYLDPKIYANNDAFIRDLAKFDEMFGADSPERFVVAFHEKYNNRRPPIWMATELMSLGQLSKWYGNLREDSLRKAIAAEAGLNQHVLTSFLRLFTVLRNGAAHHSRIWNRQTALRGVRIRNVPALLQSALKGADESSIHYVLTIAAYIVQKVDPTSESIADLRMHLLTAKEEWLVEMDFPEQFQSDLLWTPRSDTTL from the coding sequence TTGTCGAAAGTTCCTTTTCTAAAGCCTTCACTCCCGCTAGATAAACAGGCTGATCGACTATTAGGTAGAGGACTCCAAGCTGACGCAGAAGAGCTGAATAAAGTTTTGCGGCGGATGAGCTATTACAGGCTAGCAGGGTACTTGTGGTGGTTTTACGAAGATGATCAATGGGAAGTTGTACGCCCAGGGACCTCTTTGGCAGATGTGCTTGAACTCTATGCCTTTGATGCAAAACTAAGGACGCATGTTCTAAGATTTTCGCATTCCATTGAGATCTGGCTCCGTGCCGCTTTTACCAATCATATTGCTGAAAGGCATGGGTCGATGGGGTACTTAGATCCAAAGATTTATGCGAACAATGATGCCTTTATTAGGGACCTGGCAAAGTTTGACGAAATGTTTGGAGCAGATTCCCCTGAGCGATTCGTAGTTGCTTTTCATGAAAAATACAATAATCGACGTCCTCCTATCTGGATGGCAACTGAGTTGATGTCGTTGGGTCAACTTTCTAAGTGGTATGGAAACTTGCGAGAAGATAGCCTCAGAAAAGCCATTGCAGCTGAAGCCGGACTAAATCAACATGTGTTAACTAGCTTTTTGAGGTTGTTTACTGTGTTGCGTAATGGGGCTGCTCACCATTCACGAATCTGGAATCGTCAGACGGCTCTAAGAGGAGTCAGAATTCGCAACGTACCGGCATTATTGCAAAGTGCGCTCAAGGGTGCGGATGAATCAAGTATTCATTATGTTTTAACTATTGCTGCTTATATTGTTCAAAAGGTTGATCCCACCTCTGAGAGCATTGCAGATTTGCGAATGCATTTGCTTACTGCAAAAGAAGAATGGTTAGTAGAGATGGACTTTCCTGAACAGTTTCAATCAGATCTGCTTTGGACGCCAAGAAGCGATACAACTCTTTGA
- a CDS encoding class E sortase, whose translation MTPTLNTESPRRGRGPKKPRPRISFSQIIGEILLTVGILALLFAYYEAYWTNVESGKLQDSAAGKLDDDWAEARENPRKKLTPELGEAFARMYIPTFGSDFNFAVIEGTDEEDLLSGPGRYVDSQLPGEAGNFAVAGHRVGKGAPFNDLGNLKVCDAIVVETFNSWDVYRVLPMSSTSTDRAAEAVNCFHDTQVGRIAEGDYAHVAGRSITTPDRIDVTYPNPGFLETSVSEGTEALLTLTTCHPQFSNAERMIVHAMLVEEIDKTSGERPAVLEES comes from the coding sequence ATGACACCGACGCTCAACACAGAATCTCCACGCCGCGGTAGGGGACCAAAGAAGCCGCGACCTCGGATTAGCTTTTCCCAAATTATTGGCGAAATCTTGCTCACCGTAGGAATCCTTGCCTTGCTCTTTGCCTACTATGAGGCATATTGGACCAATGTGGAATCTGGAAAACTACAAGATTCTGCAGCTGGCAAGCTCGATGATGACTGGGCAGAAGCACGAGAAAACCCTCGTAAGAAACTCACTCCAGAGTTGGGTGAAGCATTCGCAAGAATGTATATCCCTACCTTTGGTTCAGATTTCAACTTCGCCGTGATTGAGGGAACAGATGAAGAAGATCTCTTGTCTGGCCCTGGTCGCTATGTAGATTCTCAACTGCCAGGTGAAGCCGGAAACTTTGCCGTAGCCGGTCACCGTGTTGGCAAAGGCGCACCATTTAATGATCTTGGAAACCTGAAAGTCTGCGATGCCATCGTGGTGGAGACCTTCAATTCTTGGGATGTTTACCGAGTGCTGCCCATGTCTTCTACTAGCACAGACCGAGCTGCCGAAGCTGTAAATTGCTTCCATGACACCCAGGTCGGACGTATCGCTGAAGGCGATTATGCCCACGTAGCAGGGCGAAGCATTACCACCCCAGATCGCATCGATGTGACCTACCCAAATCCTGGATTTCTGGAAACTTCAGTCAGTGAAGGTACAGAGGCCCTACTGACACTCACCACATGCCACCCACAGTTTTCCAATGCCGAGCGCATGATTGTGCACGCAATGCTGGTAGAAGAGATCGATAAAACCAGCGGAGAACGCCCCGCAGTTTTGGAGGAAAGCTAG
- a CDS encoding TetR/AcrR family transcriptional regulator translates to MAAIASGKSKTSAGANRRRNRPSPRQRLLDSATNLFTTEGIRVIGIDRILREADVAKASLYSLFGSKDALVIAYLEHLDQQWRDAWRERTEGLKDAEDKIIAFFDQCIEEEPAKGFRGSHFQNAASEYPRPESDSEKGIVAAVLEHRKWCHQTLTDLLTEKNGYPGTTQANQLLVFLDGGLAGSRLVQNTSPLETARDLARQLLSAPPADYSI, encoded by the coding sequence GTGGCTGCTATCGCTTCAGGCAAGAGTAAAACAAGTGCCGGGGCAAATCGTCGTCGCAATCGACCAAGCCCAAGGCAGCGCCTCCTTGATAGCGCAACCAATCTGTTCACTACAGAGGGCATCCGCGTCATCGGCATTGACCGTATCCTGCGCGAAGCTGATGTGGCTAAAGCCAGCCTCTACTCGCTTTTCGGATCCAAAGACGCCCTGGTTATTGCGTACCTTGAGCACCTTGACCAGCAGTGGCGCGATGCCTGGCGGGAACGCACCGAAGGACTAAAAGATGCGGAAGATAAAATCATCGCATTCTTTGATCAGTGTATTGAAGAGGAGCCTGCAAAGGGCTTCCGTGGTTCACACTTCCAAAACGCTGCGAGTGAGTACCCTCGTCCTGAATCGGACAGTGAAAAAGGCATCGTTGCAGCTGTATTAGAGCACCGCAAGTGGTGTCATCAGACTTTGACTGATTTGCTGACGGAAAAAAACGGCTATCCAGGAACCACACAGGCGAATCAACTTTTGGTCTTCCTTGACGGTGGCTTGGCTGGCTCCCGGTTGGTTCAAAACACCAGCCCATTGGAAACTGCCCGAGATTTGGCTAGACAGCTCCTGTCCGCACCACCAGCGGACTACTCTATTTAG
- a CDS encoding GlsB/YeaQ/YmgE family stress response membrane protein, with translation MLALGWIAWIIIGGLAGWIASKIKGTDAQQGLLLNIVVGIIGGLLGGWLLGVFGVDVAGGGWIFSFVTCLIGAVILLTIVQFFTRKK, from the coding sequence ATGCTAGCGCTCGGTTGGATCGCATGGATCATCATCGGTGGCTTGGCCGGCTGGATTGCCTCCAAGATTAAAGGCACTGACGCTCAACAAGGACTTCTTCTCAACATCGTGGTCGGTATTATCGGTGGCCTTCTCGGCGGCTGGCTCCTCGGAGTATTCGGCGTGGATGTTGCCGGAGGCGGCTGGATCTTCAGCTTCGTCACATGCTTGATCGGTGCGGTCATCTTGCTGACCATCGTGCAGTTCTTTACTCGTAAGAAGTAA